From the genome of Winogradskyella forsetii, one region includes:
- a CDS encoding fibronectin type III domain-containing protein gives MKTKQLFFYLLFLSVFFGYADTDKYRIMIADDPSSTITIGWNQVSGTTPILYYDTVDHGTNHSLYTNSKIVDRSVSHKGMDNQFVRLTGLLPNTNYYFVINDSNSTSQRFWFRTAPDDSSRLSFIAGGDSRNNRTPRENANLLVSKLKPHAVFFGGDMTDTNSTTQWQNWFDDWQSTIASDGRMFPIIPARGNHETDATTIYNLFDTPNSDSYYAVTFGNDLIRAYTLNSEISVLGNQKTWLESDLSSSSSATWKMAQYHKPIRPHAAWKPENNNQYNAWAQLFYDEGVRLVVECDSHMTKTTWPVMPSSGPDNDEGFVTEQTNGTVYTGEGCWGAPLRTNDDDKSWTRNSGSFNQFKLIFVDPLKIEMRTINVNNAVSVGEVSNTDPFTLPSLLDVFNPSTGDVVTIQNSLDTSCPEANTPCDDGDPLTAYDIEDGSCNCNGLDINLIEDLTIAVNSGFDDAEENVASGSMYLTSSDLELIYDSEDQIVGVRFDELSLPDSATVLRAYIQFTSDNFNRYLDPTSLVVHGELATNSASFSTNTNDISSRTPTTNSIPWSNIKRWGSNDIEIFNARTPNLKTIVDEVIAQPGWISGNPISFMFSGSGRRTAGSFEGGSPPKLKIIYLHNCPILNVSLGTQGSCDEFTDTYSQDIIVSYANPPATGSLNVNGQLFSIGSSPQTVTLTGLSADGFEVDLNVFFTDDATCTFSEDSFFEAPSNCSLGNIPDNVPDDNLNLALLPEATLSGSVDVGKGTPLDILYDPSINDYHVTTSYNEYGVSHNLNIGTPDVDNGYKWQVNWPNVKYINYITFGGTYPNQPQPNTMWRISYRLDGNWIVLDQGQGGWIDSGIYEWGGATENPIEADALRVQLYSDGYNDVISIHLRGRGGVSSSVNDGSTTPKATLIQYLSPGNNCGVTIPPNATIYCNGSWIYSDGPDEFSGSKNIIIANGIYTIDVETDIEVNDLEINTGATIIVKEGASLSVNGNLINNGSLILESISTKFSSLIVEGTSTGDVSYKRHVNAFSNGSTGNDLVSSPFSGQNFGNFATANPNIYENPGNANQKLFGPFNEPNGAYQIYSTTTNATTLLDKGVGYRAARDATEDGISGTTITFTGAVETGSFTLPITESLMSFSGWNLVGNPYPSYMDFTTFFDLNNAQLDLGAYQAIYGFDGDASNGWTIMNNLSTGELIAPGQGFFVKVKSGGGTLSFTPEMRVNGATDDFILGRSPSSGISNGHIKLEMTNSTLETYSTAIYFNENATIGLDPGYDAALFGGNAPEFSIYSNLIEGNTGDFMAIQAIGTTEIDNATIPLGINATQGQEVTITLSESTLTNATSVYLEDTLTNTFTLLTNQDYTFTTLSDVSGIGRFYLRIASDLLNVTKQPLDDLRIYANSNENTIVIEGQLLNSTDLKLYDINGRIINSENLDITLLQQTINVAQLNAGIYIVELVSESNQKRIQKLIIQ, from the coding sequence ATGAAAACTAAACAACTTTTTTTTTATTTATTATTTTTAAGTGTTTTTTTCGGTTATGCAGATACGGACAAGTATCGAATTATGATTGCAGATGATCCTTCTTCCACCATAACCATAGGTTGGAATCAAGTGTCAGGCACCACACCTATTTTGTATTATGATACTGTGGATCATGGAACAAATCACTCATTATATACCAATTCGAAAATCGTAGATAGATCCGTTTCCCATAAAGGAATGGACAATCAGTTTGTTCGCTTAACTGGACTATTGCCAAATACTAATTATTATTTTGTGATTAATGATAGCAACAGCACCAGCCAACGGTTTTGGTTTCGAACAGCACCAGATGATAGTAGTCGACTCTCTTTTATCGCAGGTGGCGATTCTAGAAACAATAGAACTCCAAGAGAAAATGCGAACCTTTTAGTATCGAAATTAAAACCACACGCCGTTTTTTTTGGTGGAGACATGACCGATACCAATAGTACTACACAATGGCAAAATTGGTTTGATGATTGGCAATCTACAATTGCCAGTGACGGACGAATGTTTCCGATCATCCCAGCAAGAGGGAATCATGAAACGGATGCTACAACGATTTATAATTTATTCGACACGCCAAATTCTGATTCTTATTATGCTGTAACATTTGGTAACGACTTAATACGGGCTTATACACTTAACTCTGAAATTTCAGTTTTAGGGAATCAAAAAACCTGGTTAGAAAGCGACTTATCATCAAGCTCAAGTGCGACGTGGAAAATGGCACAATACCATAAACCTATACGTCCTCATGCCGCATGGAAACCCGAAAATAACAATCAATATAATGCCTGGGCACAATTGTTCTATGATGAAGGCGTACGTTTGGTAGTAGAATGTGATTCTCACATGACTAAAACCACATGGCCAGTGATGCCTTCTTCAGGACCAGATAATGATGAAGGCTTTGTAACTGAACAAACCAATGGTACGGTTTACACAGGCGAAGGGTGTTGGGGCGCACCATTAAGAACGAATGATGATGATAAAAGTTGGACTAGAAATTCGGGTTCATTTAATCAGTTTAAACTTATTTTCGTTGACCCTCTCAAAATCGAGATGAGAACCATAAATGTTAATAACGCCGTTTCTGTTGGGGAAGTTAGCAATACAGATCCTTTTACTTTACCATCGCTATTAGATGTTTTTAATCCTTCCACAGGAGATGTGGTTACAATTCAAAACTCATTAGATACGAGTTGTCCAGAAGCCAATACACCTTGTGATGATGGAGACCCATTAACGGCCTACGATATTGAAGATGGCTCTTGTAACTGTAATGGTTTAGATATAAACCTTATTGAAGATTTAACTATTGCCGTTAATTCTGGTTTTGATGATGCAGAAGAAAATGTTGCTTCTGGTTCGATGTACCTAACCAGTAGTGATTTAGAGCTTATTTATGATTCAGAAGATCAAATTGTTGGCGTTCGATTTGATGAACTTTCTTTACCAGACTCAGCAACAGTTTTGAGGGCTTATATTCAGTTTACATCAGATAATTTTAATCGTTATCTTGATCCTACTAGTCTAGTAGTACATGGAGAATTAGCGACTAATAGCGCTTCTTTTAGCACTAATACAAATGATATTTCATCTCGTACTCCTACAACAAACTCAATACCATGGTCAAATATAAAACGTTGGGGATCGAACGATATCGAAATATTTAATGCGAGAACTCCTAATTTAAAAACTATAGTCGATGAAGTGATCGCTCAACCTGGATGGATTTCTGGCAACCCTATATCTTTTATGTTTTCAGGGTCTGGCAGACGCACAGCAGGTTCATTTGAAGGTGGCAGTCCTCCAAAATTGAAAATAATATACCTCCATAATTGTCCTATTCTCAATGTATCTTTGGGGACTCAGGGTAGCTGTGATGAATTTACGGATACATATTCTCAAGACATCATAGTAAGTTACGCTAATCCACCAGCAACAGGTAGTTTAAACGTCAATGGACAACTTTTCTCAATAGGTTCTAGTCCGCAAACCGTTACTTTAACAGGCCTTAGCGCAGACGGATTCGAGGTAGATTTGAATGTCTTTTTTACAGACGATGCCACTTGTACTTTTAGTGAGGATAGTTTCTTTGAGGCACCTTCTAACTGTAGTTTAGGCAACATTCCAGATAACGTTCCCGATGACAATTTAAATTTAGCATTACTTCCTGAAGCTACGTTGAGTGGAAGTGTAGATGTAGGCAAGGGTACTCCTTTAGATATTTTATACGATCCGTCAATAAATGATTATCATGTAACTACGAGTTACAATGAATATGGCGTTTCACATAATTTAAATATCGGCACACCAGATGTAGATAATGGATATAAATGGCAAGTTAATTGGCCTAACGTAAAATATATTAATTATATCACTTTTGGAGGCACGTACCCAAATCAGCCACAACCCAACACGATGTGGCGGATAAGTTACCGATTAGATGGTAATTGGATTGTTTTAGACCAAGGCCAAGGCGGTTGGATTGACAGCGGCATTTATGAATGGGGAGGAGCCACTGAAAATCCTATAGAGGCAGATGCTTTAAGAGTTCAATTATATAGTGATGGTTATAATGATGTTATAAGTATCCATTTAAGAGGTCGTGGTGGTGTTTCCAGCTCCGTCAACGATGGTTCAACGACACCAAAAGCGACATTGATACAGTATCTATCCCCTGGCAATAATTGTGGTGTTACAATCCCTCCCAACGCTACAATATACTGTAACGGTTCTTGGATTTATAGCGATGGGCCAGATGAGTTTTCTGGAAGTAAGAATATTATCATAGCTAATGGTATATATACAATCGACGTAGAGACAGACATTGAGGTCAATGATTTGGAAATAAATACTGGCGCAACTATTATTGTGAAAGAAGGTGCGAGTTTAAGTGTTAACGGTAATCTGATTAATAATGGCTCTCTAATTTTAGAATCAATATCCACTAAATTTTCAAGTTTAATTGTTGAAGGTACAAGTACAGGCGATGTATCTTACAAACGGCATGTCAATGCTTTTAGTAACGGTTCTACTGGTAACGACTTGGTATCTTCACCATTTTCAGGTCAGAATTTTGGAAATTTCGCTACAGCAAATCCAAATATTTATGAAAACCCTGGAAATGCAAATCAGAAATTGTTTGGTCCATTCAATGAGCCAAATGGTGCATATCAGATATATTCGACAACCACCAATGCCACTACCCTGTTAGATAAAGGTGTTGGTTATAGAGCAGCACGAGATGCTACTGAAGATGGTATTAGTGGCACTACTATAACATTTACAGGTGCTGTTGAAACCGGAAGTTTCACATTGCCAATAACAGAATCTTTAATGTCTTTTAGTGGCTGGAATTTAGTTGGTAATCCTTATCCTTCTTATATGGATTTTACAACGTTTTTCGATCTTAATAATGCACAGTTAGATTTGGGAGCTTACCAAGCTATTTATGGTTTTGATGGCGATGCCTCTAATGGGTGGACCATAATGAACAATCTGAGTACTGGAGAACTTATTGCGCCTGGACAAGGCTTTTTTGTAAAAGTTAAGTCTGGTGGTGGTACATTGTCATTTACTCCAGAAATGCGCGTAAATGGAGCCACAGATGATTTTATTCTAGGACGAAGTCCTTCGTCTGGCATATCTAATGGCCATATTAAGCTTGAAATGACTAATTCAACTTTAGAAACATATAGTACTGCTATTTATTTTAATGAAAATGCAACCATAGGTTTAGATCCAGGTTACGATGCAGCCCTATTTGGTGGAAATGCACCAGAATTTTCCATTTATTCAAATTTAATAGAAGGCAATACTGGTGATTTTATGGCCATACAAGCCATAGGAACAACAGAAATTGACAATGCCACAATTCCCTTAGGGATCAATGCCACACAAGGACAAGAAGTTACAATTACGCTATCTGAATCTACGCTGACAAATGCTACTAGCGTATATTTAGAGGACACTTTAACAAATACCTTTACCCTATTAACGAATCAAGATTATACATTCACTACATTAAGTGATGTTTCTGGAATTGGTCGCTTTTATTTGCGAATAGCGTCCGATTTACTAAATGTTACGAAACAGCCTTTAGACGACTTACGTATTTATGCTAATTCAAATGAAAACACAATAGTCATAGAAGGGCAATTGCTAAATAGTACGGATCTTAAACTTTACGATATTAACGGAAGGATCATAAACTCTGAAAATCTCGATATTACACTTCTGCAGCAAACAATTAATGTTGCTCAGTTAAATGCAGGTATTTATATCGTTGAATTAGTTTCAGAAAGCAATCAAAAGCGTATTCAAAAATTGATTATCCAATAA